A genomic window from Desulfovibrio gilichinskyi includes:
- a CDS encoding HAD family hydrolase, translating to MISLNIPGFGPLNIEHLVMDYNGTIALDGNLMPGIGKIIKELSVDIEIHVLTADTFGQCEENLIDLPVSIHIISGTSEDKAKLDYINSVGAEKCACIGNGRNDALMLKEAALGIVVSGPECTSMVAARSADIAASDIAHALGLFTHPIRLMTTLRY from the coding sequence ATGATCAGTCTCAATATCCCGGGCTTTGGACCACTTAACATTGAACATCTTGTTATGGATTACAATGGCACGATAGCTCTTGATGGTAATCTCATGCCCGGAATAGGTAAGATAATCAAAGAACTATCCGTCGATATTGAAATTCATGTGCTGACAGCTGATACTTTCGGGCAGTGCGAAGAGAATTTGATCGACCTTCCAGTTTCAATACACATCATAAGCGGAACGTCAGAAGACAAAGCCAAACTGGATTATATAAATTCAGTCGGAGCTGAGAAGTGTGCATGCATCGGAAACGGTCGCAACGATGCACTCATGCTGAAAGAAGCAGCCCTTGGAATTGTGGTCTCAGGGCCGGAATGTACGTCTATGGTTGCCGCACGCTCTGCAGATATCGCGGCTTCTGACATAGCTCACGCCTTAGGACTTTTTACACATCCTATAAGGCTCATGACCACGTTAAGATATTAA
- a CDS encoding N-acetylmuramoyl-L-alanine amidase, which translates to MMRKIFFQNLVMGLLLAGLLVSVTPARAFGASIKDEFTIAWKQFHALTKNSEKSKYRSEWDNVAKKFRNVFKRSPRGEYAPKSLYYLGRSYEELGYHSGLESDLRKAVDYYGRMVANFPSHAWTDDSLFRRAEIRLRKLNEKDLAYSDYLTIVHRYSKSDMYSRARSRLDSMDRNGLSKKQQDNAEQAKPSGTIVPASAPAVEESSSKRAKLMAVRYTSSDSYTRVVLDLDGEVRFRYQLLNPNQSVNRPHRLYIDLENTILGNDVNKATDVADGILKDIRSAQRDPRTTRVVLDFNSMQDYKIFPLENPFRLVVDVQAPEEGAAEQPKTSTPAAKQKRTAKTSTKYTPPANSKAMAGDLLEQLGLTFKTIMIDPGHGGKDPGASGHGLREKDINLRFTKILAAKLKKAGFNILYTRSTDVFIPLEERTAMANIKKADMFISIHCNAHRNSDINGLETYTLNLARNRNAVRVAARENAISAKRISDLQVILTDLMLNSKMKESKDLAKNIHKKALANVRLKFPIKDQGVREAPFYVLMGAKMPSVLVELGYVTNKTESSRLKSEKYLGYIADGIVKGILEYKKQIERYASI; encoded by the coding sequence ATGATGCGCAAAATATTTTTTCAAAACTTAGTGATGGGCCTCCTTCTTGCCGGACTTCTTGTTTCGGTAACTCCTGCTCGTGCATTCGGAGCGAGCATTAAAGACGAATTTACCATTGCATGGAAACAATTCCATGCGCTGACAAAAAACAGCGAAAAATCCAAATATCGCTCGGAATGGGACAACGTCGCTAAAAAGTTTAGAAATGTGTTTAAAAGATCCCCACGCGGAGAATACGCGCCTAAATCTCTATATTATCTCGGCAGATCATATGAAGAGTTGGGTTACCACAGTGGACTGGAAAGTGATTTAAGAAAAGCAGTTGATTATTATGGCCGGATGGTCGCGAATTTCCCCTCCCACGCTTGGACTGATGACAGCCTTTTCAGAAGGGCTGAAATTAGACTGAGAAAACTGAATGAAAAAGATCTGGCTTATTCAGATTACCTGACAATCGTCCACCGATATTCCAAATCCGACATGTATTCCAGAGCAAGATCCAGACTTGATTCCATGGATCGCAATGGCCTTTCGAAAAAACAGCAGGATAACGCTGAACAGGCGAAACCATCAGGAACCATCGTTCCGGCTTCAGCTCCGGCAGTAGAAGAGTCATCAAGCAAACGCGCTAAACTCATGGCTGTAAGATATACCAGCAGTGATTCGTACACACGGGTTGTTCTGGACCTCGATGGCGAAGTACGCTTCCGTTATCAGCTTTTAAACCCGAATCAGAGTGTCAACCGTCCTCATAGACTCTATATTGATCTGGAAAACACGATACTTGGTAACGATGTAAATAAAGCAACCGACGTTGCTGACGGAATTTTAAAAGACATCCGTTCCGCGCAGCGGGATCCGCGTACAACTCGAGTTGTGCTGGATTTCAACTCCATGCAGGATTATAAAATTTTCCCGCTTGAGAACCCTTTCAGACTGGTTGTTGACGTACAAGCTCCCGAAGAAGGAGCTGCCGAACAGCCTAAAACAAGCACACCCGCGGCAAAACAAAAAAGAACTGCTAAGACTTCAACAAAATACACTCCTCCGGCCAACAGCAAAGCTATGGCAGGAGATCTGCTTGAACAGCTGGGACTGACTTTTAAAACAATCATGATCGACCCTGGGCACGGCGGAAAAGATCCTGGAGCAAGCGGGCACGGACTGAGAGAAAAAGATATCAATCTGCGTTTTACAAAAATTCTGGCTGCTAAGTTGAAGAAAGCAGGATTTAATATCCTCTATACCAGATCAACAGACGTATTTATTCCTCTGGAAGAACGCACGGCTATGGCCAATATCAAAAAGGCGGATATGTTTATATCCATCCATTGCAACGCGCATCGCAATTCAGACATTAACGGTCTTGAAACATATACTCTCAACCTTGCACGCAACCGCAATGCCGTCCGTGTTGCAGCACGTGAAAATGCTATTTCCGCAAAACGGATCAGTGATCTGCAGGTTATCCTGACAGACCTTATGCTGAATTCAAAAATGAAAGAAAGCAAAGACTTGGCCAAAAACATTCATAAAAAAGCCTTAGCCAATGTCCGCCTGAAATTTCCTATAAAAGACCAGGGAGTGCGTGAAGCCCCTTTCTATGTTTTAATGGGAGCAAAAATGCCTTCTGTTTTAGTGGAACTTGGATATGTTACCAATAAAACAGAGTCTTCAAGGCTTAAGTCAGAGAAATATCTTGGTTACATTGCCGACGGGATAGTAAAAGGCATTCTGGAATACAAAAAACAGATTGAAAGATATGCCAGTATCTAG
- the glpX gene encoding class II fructose-bisphosphatase has protein sequence MEAPQRNLALDLVRVTEAAALASARWLGRGDKNAGDQAAVDAMRLSFNSLAICGTVVIGEGEKDHAPMLYNGEKLGAGEGPGMDVAVDPVEGTNLLAYGRPNAISVVGVAPTGMMLDPGPSFYMQKLVVPTAARNMVDINAPVKDNLHKIAKALNKDVDDLVVFVLEKPRHHGLIQEIRDAGARIQLHTDGDVAGALMVVDPRCQVDVMMGTGGTPEGVLAACAIRIMGGEMFARFDPQSENEKRAMEEQGYDLRDIMTVNDLVKSDDIFFSATGISGGTFLRGVRYLGYGAETTSLVMRGKTGTVRQIEAVHTWDKLMKISAVKYD, from the coding sequence ATGGAAGCTCCTCAGAGAAATTTAGCTCTTGATCTTGTCCGTGTAACCGAAGCGGCTGCACTGGCCTCCGCCAGATGGCTCGGACGCGGCGATAAGAATGCCGGTGATCAGGCTGCCGTTGATGCAATGCGTCTCAGCTTTAACAGTCTTGCAATCTGCGGTACTGTTGTCATCGGTGAGGGTGAGAAAGATCATGCCCCCATGCTATATAATGGTGAAAAACTGGGTGCAGGCGAAGGGCCGGGGATGGACGTTGCTGTTGATCCGGTAGAAGGAACCAACCTTCTTGCTTACGGCCGTCCAAATGCTATTTCTGTCGTGGGTGTTGCTCCTACAGGCATGATGCTTGATCCGGGGCCTAGTTTTTATATGCAGAAGCTAGTTGTTCCAACTGCTGCAAGAAATATGGTTGATATCAATGCACCGGTTAAGGATAACCTTCATAAGATCGCAAAAGCTCTTAATAAAGATGTTGATGATCTAGTTGTTTTTGTTCTTGAAAAACCTCGTCATCATGGCCTTATTCAAGAAATTCGTGATGCCGGAGCTAGAATTCAGTTGCACACTGACGGTGACGTTGCCGGAGCACTTATGGTCGTTGACCCCCGTTGCCAGGTTGATGTTATGATGGGAACCGGCGGAACTCCTGAAGGTGTTCTTGCTGCTTGCGCCATCAGAATCATGGGCGGAGAAATGTTCGCCAGATTCGATCCTCAGTCCGAAAATGAAAAGAGAGCTATGGAAGAGCAGGGCTATGATCTGCGTGACATTATGACCGTTAATGATCTTGTCAAAAGTGATGATATTTTCTTTTCCGCAACAGGTATTTCAGGCGGCACATTTTTGCGCGGAGTACGTTACCTCGGTTACGGAGCGGAAACAACTTCGCTTGTAATGCGCGGTAAAACAGGAACTGTTCGCCAGATTGAAGCTGTTCATACATGGGATAAGCTGATGAAAATCAGCGCAGTGAAATACGACTAG
- a CDS encoding YidH family protein — MKDEVKEPVPLDTNSLAVMRTVLANERTFLAWCRTALGLLGFGFVLEKAGLYLRHLIPDIDPHLSKDLGVLSLFALLSGLLVLIGAAWRFFSIEKQIGSNLGRMTPVPEVLVLLAVALVLIVSVFSGNMLFN; from the coding sequence ATGAAAGACGAAGTAAAAGAACCGGTTCCGCTTGATACCAACAGTCTTGCTGTCATGAGAACGGTGCTTGCAAATGAACGAACCTTTCTTGCCTGGTGCCGTACAGCTCTCGGGCTTCTGGGATTCGGCTTTGTTCTTGAAAAAGCAGGTCTTTATTTGCGACACTTAATTCCTGATATTGATCCGCATTTATCAAAGGATTTAGGAGTGCTCAGCCTTTTTGCCCTTCTTTCAGGGCTGCTGGTACTTATAGGAGCGGCGTGGAGATTTTTCAGTATCGAAAAACAGATCGGGTCAAATCTTGGCAGAATGACTCCGGTTCCTGAAGTGCTGGTTTTGCTTGCAGTTGCACTTGTACTGATTGTAAGTGTCTTCTCCGGCAACATGCTTTTTAATTAG
- the waaF gene encoding lipopolysaccharide heptosyltransferase II: protein MKDNYRKIALWQTAFLGDAVLTLPFIKALSLRFPEAEIHLFVRKGVEPLFESQKELTAVHGFAKRGNQKGMGAAFRFGRELGTQGFDLWISAHTSMRSAVISMATGIPDRIGYDKPWFNRFAYTQVVKRRFDQFEEVERLLALGLPLGISGIAPAFELNLPEVAIEEASTFFEKISDAPVIGFHPGSTWETKKWPEYNFAAIIAKSLEAGFRVVLFGGPGEEMICSRIAEKSGREDEIINLAGKLNLPKLAAYIKNLDVYISNDSGPMHIAWVQDVPLIALFGPTVRQFGFFPRGDNSTVLESPEILDCKPCGLHGGRKCPEIHHKCMTNITVEMVWSEILKKVEIRGNNR, encoded by the coding sequence ATGAAAGATAATTATAGAAAAATTGCTCTATGGCAGACTGCATTCCTTGGAGACGCGGTACTTACATTGCCTTTTATCAAAGCTCTTTCACTGCGTTTTCCAGAAGCTGAAATTCATCTTTTTGTGCGCAAAGGGGTTGAGCCGCTTTTTGAATCGCAAAAGGAACTCACCGCTGTTCACGGGTTTGCCAAGCGTGGCAATCAAAAAGGTATGGGAGCCGCTTTTCGATTTGGAAGGGAGCTAGGAACGCAGGGATTTGACCTTTGGATATCAGCTCATACAAGCATGCGTTCCGCTGTTATCAGCATGGCTACAGGAATTCCTGATCGTATCGGATATGATAAGCCTTGGTTCAATCGGTTTGCTTACACACAAGTGGTCAAGCGAAGGTTTGATCAGTTTGAGGAAGTTGAGAGATTGCTGGCTCTCGGGTTGCCTTTAGGGATCAGCGGAATTGCTCCGGCTTTTGAACTTAATCTGCCGGAAGTCGCAATCGAAGAAGCTTCGACTTTTTTTGAAAAAATTTCTGATGCGCCTGTAATAGGTTTTCACCCCGGTTCAACTTGGGAAACGAAGAAATGGCCTGAGTATAATTTTGCGGCAATTATTGCAAAATCTCTGGAGGCCGGTTTTCGGGTTGTTTTATTCGGCGGTCCCGGAGAAGAGATGATCTGTTCTAGAATTGCAGAAAAATCCGGCAGAGAAGATGAAATAATCAATCTTGCCGGAAAATTAAATCTTCCTAAGCTTGCAGCCTACATTAAGAATCTGGACGTATATATCAGTAACGATTCAGGGCCGATGCATATTGCATGGGTTCAGGATGTACCTTTGATCGCTCTTTTCGGGCCAACTGTCCGTCAATTCGGTTTTTTCCCACGAGGTGATAACTCGACTGTGCTGGAATCGCCTGAAATTTTGGATTGCAAACCTTGCGGTCTTCATGGCGGGCGGAAATGTCCTGAAATCCACCATAAATGTATGACAAATATAACAGTTGAAATGGTCTGGTCGGAAATTTTAAAAAAAGTGGAAATTCGGGGGAACAACCGTTGA
- a CDS encoding C25 family cysteine peptidase: MIRKLKWISLPLLFILASFLLGGCKLRTFQQNVQVAPAVQVLPVKISTAQMTEQKKSIIVFTDEFKQAAHFFSYLHREYEGVDSVLIKIGTMNGTEESRSAVSRDIQSKISELNKGDGIMAVLILGNKSIIPALKFKAGDGGTIYSSDYGYGGIADSPENVLPVGRIPAGNNSEAMIVAQKYERWYQDRAFRPAWPVSFIGGEGFSKNDLSDPELLFFSLQEEGMAGPEAIRYLGGAGGCLPERLRQSFADDDVSVQWLALKSVSDGFRVGNGTLLTSDILNLDYKPGLPIVLNPSCEVALGNSTVTPAEAMILSKGAGLAVMGGCGDGGKVTAELDDGCISRVYLDGTSRLLVEFHKAYFSGKYRIAEALAEARAQFVQNSRRGDDLGPIYDMIFYGDPVMSLPLPVRTESPAYTGLKPITKPEFPKGVAVFYANATISFAMEEGGIYPGVQVNVVDRKTGKTVSSMKVLEDDVFNFSSDSEGSYLIYSRPLDGPIAWQFFDIYKNKNSPVDLVHSDTRKTSIKVDPVVKSGIEPILYSVQVSSNRRESSALKVRKSLTKKGYSSAYVVTVPSSHNRPWYCVRFGEFNSWADAVEASAKYEKNEQADVKIVRCRKGS, from the coding sequence TTGATAAGGAAATTGAAATGGATTTCTTTGCCGCTTCTTTTTATTCTTGCTTCCTTTTTGCTCGGCGGTTGCAAGCTGCGAACTTTTCAGCAAAATGTTCAGGTTGCTCCTGCTGTTCAAGTTCTGCCTGTAAAAATTTCAACGGCGCAGATGACTGAGCAAAAGAAAAGCATAATTGTTTTTACTGACGAATTTAAGCAGGCTGCTCATTTTTTTTCATATCTCCATAGGGAATACGAGGGAGTTGATTCTGTTCTTATAAAAATAGGAACGATGAACGGAACAGAAGAATCCCGAAGTGCTGTATCTCGGGATATTCAAAGCAAAATTTCTGAATTGAATAAGGGCGATGGTATAATGGCAGTCCTTATTCTGGGTAATAAATCTATTATTCCTGCTTTAAAATTTAAAGCAGGTGATGGCGGCACAATTTATTCTTCTGATTATGGATATGGCGGTATTGCAGATTCTCCTGAAAATGTTTTGCCTGTGGGTAGAATTCCTGCCGGAAATAATTCCGAGGCGATGATTGTTGCTCAGAAATATGAGCGGTGGTATCAAGATCGTGCTTTTCGCCCGGCTTGGCCTGTTTCGTTTATAGGCGGTGAAGGGTTTTCTAAAAATGATCTTTCTGATCCTGAACTCTTGTTTTTCAGCTTGCAGGAAGAAGGCATGGCCGGACCGGAGGCTATCCGCTATCTCGGCGGAGCCGGAGGCTGCCTGCCCGAGAGGCTTCGCCAAAGTTTTGCCGATGACGATGTCTCCGTTCAGTGGTTGGCTTTAAAGTCTGTATCTGACGGTTTTAGAGTAGGGAACGGCACTTTGCTTACTTCGGATATTTTAAATCTGGATTACAAACCCGGATTGCCTATCGTTCTTAATCCTTCGTGTGAGGTTGCGCTTGGTAATTCCACCGTGACACCGGCTGAAGCCATGATACTCTCAAAGGGTGCTGGGCTGGCCGTTATGGGCGGATGCGGTGACGGCGGAAAAGTCACAGCTGAACTTGATGACGGATGTATTTCACGTGTTTATCTGGATGGCACTTCACGTCTTCTTGTTGAATTTCATAAAGCGTATTTCAGCGGGAAATACAGGATTGCAGAGGCCCTTGCGGAAGCTCGCGCCCAGTTTGTTCAGAATAGTCGCCGCGGTGATGATTTGGGGCCGATATATGATATGATTTTTTATGGTGATCCTGTAATGAGTCTTCCGCTTCCTGTGCGCACAGAATCTCCTGCTTATACTGGGTTGAAACCTATCACCAAGCCTGAATTTCCAAAAGGTGTAGCTGTTTTTTACGCCAACGCCACGATTTCTTTTGCTATGGAAGAGGGCGGTATTTATCCAGGAGTTCAGGTGAATGTTGTGGACCGGAAAACCGGTAAAACAGTTTCTTCTATGAAAGTGCTTGAAGACGACGTTTTTAATTTTTCATCTGACAGCGAAGGCAGCTATTTAATTTATTCCAGACCTCTTGACGGACCGATAGCATGGCAGTTTTTTGATATTTATAAAAACAAAAACAGTCCGGTAGACCTCGTCCATTCAGATACCCGGAAGACATCAATTAAAGTGGACCCTGTCGTTAAATCCGGTATTGAACCGATCCTCTATTCTGTGCAGGTCAGTTCGAACAGACGTGAATCTTCTGCCTTAAAGGTCAGAAAGAGTTTGACCAAGAAAGGATACTCCTCTGCATATGTGGTGACTGTTCCGTCTTCCCACAACAGACCTTGGTATTGTGTCCGTTTCGGAGAGTTCAATTCATGGGCTGATGCAGTTGAGGCTTCAGCTAAGTATGAAAAAAATGAACAGGCGGATGTAAAGATCGTCAGATGCCGCAAGGGTAGCTGA
- a CDS encoding methyl-accepting chemotaxis protein has translation MKSIKTKIVIMSGCCLVATILILVFLQISQQNATQKFITGEISTLIEEATRDNLTGTAKAEARFIQSKLEINIITARTIANSFKALRQDEKVSSAINLRNAFNDILLTNLKDNDEFLGTYSAWEPNGIDDNDSLYANNKAEGYDASGRFVPYWNRDTKGNIARQALVGYEDSSAHPNGIRKGGWYLYPRETGKENILDPFPYIVQGTTDWLTTMSVPIKINGKFLGIAGTDLRLGFVQKLSEEVAKTLYDGQATVKVISNRGIVVANSGDPSTVGQPLSKLKLENSDKIIDFVKNGEEFVSLGKESGLVQVLAPVTLGKTGTPWATLIEVKRDIVFAKQIHLDEVIAEKNSSSTVTGIMAGGAAAIVGCLVIWFLANGIVGPIRKTVAYAESVATGDFDQNLDVNQADEVGILARALKTMVENLKNMISTAEEKSRQAEQETERANIAVDEATEAKLQADKAQREGKLQAAYELEEVVNIVSSASKELSDQIEHSRNGIEEQSVQITETSTAMIEMNATVLEVAHTASNSAETAGKAKDEALRGSKVVTEVLTSMEELQKVALQLKKDVIALGSDAESIGAVMEVISDIADQTNLLALNAAIEAARAGEAGRGFAVVADEVRKLAEKTMDATQKVGKAISQIQQGTKDNITNVEKAVLKIDETTKLSSQSGEALNSIVSFVQSSSDQAQNIAAAAEEQSAASEQINQSLSEVSRISTETTKVMNESAEAVEAMAEQAEILKKLINHMKE, from the coding sequence ATGAAATCGATTAAAACAAAAATTGTAATTATGTCCGGGTGCTGCCTTGTAGCAACGATTCTCATTTTGGTTTTCCTGCAAATTTCTCAACAAAACGCCACCCAAAAATTTATTACAGGCGAAATAAGTACACTTATTGAAGAAGCTACTAGAGACAATTTGACAGGTACTGCAAAAGCTGAAGCTAGATTTATTCAATCAAAACTTGAAATTAACATAATTACAGCGCGTACAATCGCAAATTCATTTAAAGCCCTGCGCCAAGATGAAAAAGTAAGTTCCGCAATAAATTTAAGAAATGCTTTTAATGATATCCTTCTGACAAACTTAAAAGATAATGATGAATTTCTGGGAACCTATAGCGCGTGGGAACCTAATGGAATAGATGACAATGACAGCCTTTATGCGAACAATAAGGCTGAAGGATATGATGCATCCGGCAGATTTGTTCCCTACTGGAATAGAGATACTAAGGGCAACATTGCCCGTCAGGCGCTGGTTGGTTACGAGGATTCCAGTGCACATCCAAACGGCATCCGCAAGGGAGGCTGGTACTTATACCCTAGAGAAACCGGCAAAGAAAATATTCTAGACCCGTTCCCTTATATCGTTCAGGGAACAACTGATTGGCTGACAACAATGTCTGTCCCGATTAAAATTAATGGAAAATTTTTAGGTATCGCCGGAACAGATTTAAGGCTTGGGTTCGTACAGAAGCTGAGTGAAGAAGTTGCAAAAACACTTTATGACGGTCAGGCAACTGTAAAAGTTATCAGTAACCGCGGTATTGTTGTAGCTAATAGCGGAGACCCAAGTACTGTGGGCCAACCTTTGAGCAAGCTGAAACTCGAAAACTCAGACAAGATTATTGACTTTGTTAAAAATGGTGAAGAATTTGTCAGCCTAGGTAAAGAATCCGGTTTGGTGCAAGTATTAGCTCCAGTAACCCTTGGAAAAACCGGAACCCCTTGGGCCACTTTAATCGAGGTTAAACGAGACATCGTCTTTGCAAAACAAATACATTTAGATGAAGTTATAGCTGAAAAAAATTCCAGCAGTACTGTAACAGGAATCATGGCCGGAGGAGCTGCCGCCATAGTGGGCTGCCTCGTTATATGGTTCCTGGCAAATGGAATTGTCGGCCCCATCAGAAAAACCGTTGCTTATGCAGAGAGTGTAGCGACCGGAGACTTTGATCAAAACCTTGATGTCAATCAGGCAGATGAAGTCGGAATTCTCGCCAGGGCACTGAAGACAATGGTTGAAAACCTGAAAAATATGATTTCTACAGCAGAAGAAAAGAGCAGGCAGGCGGAACAGGAAACAGAAAGAGCCAATATTGCAGTAGACGAAGCAACGGAAGCTAAACTGCAGGCTGACAAGGCTCAAAGAGAAGGAAAACTTCAAGCAGCATATGAGCTGGAAGAAGTAGTTAATATTGTTTCATCTGCATCCAAAGAACTTAGCGATCAAATTGAACATTCACGAAATGGTATTGAAGAACAATCTGTTCAGATAACTGAGACTTCAACAGCAATGATCGAAATGAATGCCACTGTTCTTGAAGTTGCTCATACTGCTTCAAATTCAGCAGAAACAGCAGGCAAAGCCAAAGATGAAGCTCTACGCGGATCAAAGGTCGTTACTGAAGTCTTGACCAGTATGGAAGAACTGCAAAAAGTGGCTCTCCAGCTTAAAAAGGATGTTATAGCTCTTGGATCTGACGCAGAAAGCATCGGAGCGGTTATGGAAGTAATTTCCGACATAGCCGACCAGACAAACCTGCTTGCACTTAATGCTGCTATCGAGGCAGCCAGAGCAGGAGAAGCTGGCAGAGGTTTTGCCGTAGTTGCCGACGAAGTCCGTAAGCTTGCAGAAAAAACCATGGATGCAACTCAAAAAGTCGGCAAGGCTATTTCTCAAATTCAGCAAGGCACAAAAGACAATATCACGAACGTAGAAAAAGCTGTTTTGAAAATTGACGAGACAACAAAGCTGTCAAGCCAGTCCGGAGAAGCTCTTAACTCAATAGTTTCATTTGTCCAGAGCTCTTCCGACCAGGCTCAAAACATTGCAGCTGCTGCGGAAGAACAATCCGCTGCAAGTGAACAGATTAATCAATCTCTGTCAGAGGTTTCAAGGATTTCTACTGAAACCACAAAGGTCATGAACGAATCTGCAGAAGCTGTTGAAGCCATGGCGGAACAAGCCGAGATTCTGAAAAAGCTGATTAACCATATGAAAGAATAA
- a CDS encoding alanine/glycine:cation symporter family protein, which translates to MDFLTTLDGIVGKIGAFAWGPPMLILLVGTGFWLTFSLRGLQFRKLWYALYLALIKRHEPSDQPGDITHFQALMTALSATVGTGNIAGVATAIAVGGPGALFWMWITGLVGMATKYSEAVLAVKYRIIDEHGEMSGGPMYYISTGLKMPWLGTIFAICASIAAFGIGNMVQSNSVADAVESTYQISPMVTGIVLMVCTAAVILGGIKNIGRVTGFLVPIMIVFYMAGASYIIIANIAEVPAALLLIVEQAFTPTAAVGGFAGASIMMCIRMGVARGVFSNESGLGSAPIAAAAAQTKSPITQALVSMTQTFIDTIIVCTMTGLVLILTGTWSGGATGAELTTIAFAAGMPGGAHVVTIGLILFAYSTILGWSYYGEKSIEYLLGIKAVLPYRLAFVCFVGIGAVAKLSLVWNISDTLNGLMAIPNLIGLLLLTPVVVAETNKYFKAKKIKDEADTSL; encoded by the coding sequence ATGGACTTTTTGACTACACTGGATGGAATAGTTGGTAAAATTGGTGCGTTCGCGTGGGGACCACCGATGTTGATTTTGCTTGTTGGAACTGGATTTTGGCTCACATTTTCTCTGCGCGGTCTTCAGTTTAGAAAATTATGGTACGCACTGTACCTAGCTCTTATCAAACGCCATGAACCTTCAGATCAACCAGGGGATATCACCCACTTTCAAGCCTTGATGACGGCCCTTTCGGCAACAGTCGGAACCGGTAACATTGCAGGTGTCGCCACAGCGATTGCAGTTGGAGGCCCCGGAGCTTTATTCTGGATGTGGATAACAGGTCTTGTGGGAATGGCCACCAAGTATTCAGAAGCAGTTCTGGCTGTAAAATACAGAATTATTGACGAACACGGAGAAATGAGTGGTGGACCGATGTATTATATTTCCACGGGGCTGAAAATGCCTTGGCTTGGAACTATATTCGCCATCTGTGCTTCCATAGCTGCATTCGGCATAGGTAATATGGTGCAGTCCAATTCAGTGGCAGATGCTGTTGAAAGTACTTACCAGATATCACCGATGGTAACCGGAATCGTCCTCATGGTCTGTACTGCCGCGGTTATCCTTGGCGGAATCAAGAACATCGGCCGCGTAACAGGCTTCCTCGTTCCGATCATGATTGTATTCTACATGGCCGGGGCATCCTATATCATCATTGCCAATATCGCAGAAGTTCCTGCAGCTTTGCTTCTTATCGTTGAACAGGCATTTACTCCTACGGCTGCGGTCGGCGGATTTGCCGGAGCATCGATTATGATGTGTATCCGCATGGGTGTTGCCAGAGGTGTATTCTCAAATGAATCTGGTCTCGGCAGTGCTCCTATCGCAGCAGCTGCAGCGCAAACAAAAAGCCCGATCACTCAGGCTTTGGTTTCTATGACTCAGACATTCATCGATACCATTATTGTCTGTACAATGACCGGTCTTGTTTTGATCCTTACCGGAACATGGTCAGGCGGAGCAACCGGTGCTGAATTAACAACTATAGCTTTTGCTGCAGGTATGCCCGGCGGTGCACACGTTGTAACCATCGGCTTAATTCTGTTTGCATACTCAACCATTCTCGGTTGGAGTTACTATGGTGAAAAATCTATTGAATATCTGCTCGGCATCAAGGCTGTATTGCCATACCGTCTGGCTTTCGTATGCTTTGTAGGGATCGGAGCTGTAGCCAAACTCAGTCTGGTCTGGAATATATCAGACACTCTGAACGGCTTAATGGCTATTCCTAACCTTATCGGGTTGTTATTACTAACTCCGGTTGTAGTCGCAGAAACGAACAAGTATTTTAAAGCTAAAAAAATAAAAGATGAAGCGGATACTTCTCTTTAG